In a genomic window of Phycodurus eques isolate BA_2022a chromosome 2, UOR_Pequ_1.1, whole genome shotgun sequence:
- the fgf19 gene encoding fibroblast growth factor 19, translating into MLLGQKVNVSVVNLFVVVAIVCIPLSNLESHSHNSWSETVRFRHLYAARAGVHLLIQEDGQILGSADQTLYSLLEIRPVDPGCIVIKGIETAQFLCMEVDGRLYSSHIYSRDDCTFREQILPDGYSIYISVRHGVLLSLGNHRRRLQGRDSGVPALAQFLPRISTVDQASTPALQSFHHPSQDASQTDKSLDTVESFGVLARTIHSPSFHKR; encoded by the exons ATGCTTCTGGGACAAAAGGTCAATGTTTCAgttgttaatttatttgttgtggTAGCAATTGTTTGTATACCACTTTCAAACCTGGAATCCCACTCGCACAACAGCTGGAGCGAGACAGTTCGCTTCAGGCACCTGTATGCTGCCAGGGCAGGAGTACATCTTCTGATTCAAGAAGATGGACAGATTCTCGGCTCTGCAGATCAAACTCTGTATA GCTTGCTGGAGATCCGCCCAGTGGATCCAGGCTGTATTGTAATCAAGGGCATTGAAACTGCGCAGTTTCTTTGCATGGAAGTTGATGGAAGGTTGTACTCATCG CACATCTACAGCAGAGATGACTGCACTTTCAGGGAGCAAATCTTGCCAGATGGATACAGCATCTACATCTCTGTCAGGCATGGAGTACTCCTTAGCCTGGGCAATCATCGGCGGCGACTGCAAGGCAGAGACAGCGGTGTCCCAGCTTTGGCTCAATTCCTGCCTCGAATCAGTACAGTGGATCAGGCATCAACTCCAGCACTGCAGTCCTTTCATCATCCGAGCCAGGATGCATCACAAACAGATAAATCACTTGACACGGTAGAATCTTTCGGTGTGCTTGCAAGGACCATTCATAGCCCCAGCTTTCATAAGCGATGA